AGTTCGTAGAAAATACCACTGAGTTTTAAAACGGTGCACTTGGGTATGAGTTATATTTCAAACGCATCATGCTGAGCTGCTAGACAGACAAGGAGTGTATACATTTCAATCAGCACAAACAACAATATCAGATGACAGTTAAGCCTAAGTGCTTTTGTACATGATATACAGAATAACTGTAATGAACAAAATCCACACAGAGAACACATATCGTTTAAAAAGTGCGTATCCTTACAGACATCCCACATCTTTTCTGATGCCACGAAAGGTTTCCGTATAGTTCTTTTTTGCCTGAGCGGAGTCTTCAACCACGCCGGGCGTTACTTCACTTGTTTTGTATTCCTCTAAATCCAGCGGACTGCTCTTATTGGTAGGTGCGAACGTTACATCACAACGATTATGACGCGCCGTCTTCCTGCTTCCTTCAGCCGCATCTTAAAGTGAATCTTGTTGGTGCGAGCGCGCGCTCTCAGCCTCCTCCTGGCCGCGTGCGCTGAGACACACAGTTTTCATCTACAGAGAGGAGCGGCGCACAAGAGCTCTTtctctgtctcgctctctcCGCTCTCTCCGCTCTCGCTTGTCCTGAGAAATTACAATATTCATCACGGGGCGAACAACCCTCTCTATTCTCCCCGTTACACTTTTGCGAAGAAGCTCCATTCGCTGTCATCTTCAGAGTAAGTAACCTTGTCCTCACGTAGCTCCATATGCGCTCTCGCTGAGTTTTGTTGACTACGGATGACTTTTGATGTGATGCGCTGTTTCGCTTTATGTTTCGTGCCGCACGGTATGTATTGTCAAGCAGATACTAAGGTGAACTTCACCATAAATTCGTGTCATTCTGGAGGAATTGCATCTCTTGGTTTTTCCCAAATCGATGGTAAATGAAGTATTAGTGCGCTTTTGTAATATTGCTTGTTGGGGACGCAACGTAAAACATTTACGCAGTGTTCTGAACTTGGCGTAATTCTTCCGTAAGATGCCTTTCTTTTCAGGTTCATGACGGTTTACATTTTTTGGAtctttattaagttaatttgcTTTTCGCTAATCGTCTGTTGTTTTATGCCAATAATACATTTCCTTGCCATTTGCACAGATTCGCTCGCTGAGTTTAACCATAGACTTTTACTGAGCCTTTACTTTTACCCGACAGTCCAGTTTGACGCGTTACTTCATCATCGTTTTATGATGCTAAAGCCGGGTACATCAAAGCGTTGCTCGTGCAGAAGGGTACACGCTTACAGTAAAAtcttatgtttaaaaaataactgCTAGCGTATAGTGCTGCGAAGCGTGTTTAGGATAGTGTCAAAGTTTTCACGCACGTGCTATACTAAAAATAATTTACCTTTGAGGTTCTTTGCATTACACGGTTCCTCTGATAAAAGCGCTTTTCCAACTGTAACTTGCTGGTGAGCACCTAGATATTCTTGCCTATTTAATCTAAGTTCTCCGAATCTTCTGGTCAGATATATATATAGCTGAAGAGCTCTTAACAGTTTAAATGAGTTCCTTTCTTTCCGTGGCAACTTTTGGGGTTAGGCTGAACATGGGTTTAAATTTTAGGAAAGCAGAGGTGCGCATAGACGCATTGGCTGTATAAGGTCAAAGACACCTCAAATGAACAGGTTTTGTGTAATTGTTGTGTTGACTGGTTTAATCAGGGACAGCGAAAACAGCAACTTgtcatatattatattttaaatgttaacttCTGGCTTTGTTAATCGTTACGTTTTTTGAACATAAGTTATAGCTATATGCCATGATGTAttcaatatgtattttttaacaaatgcaataaaattTGATATGGCCATACTGCTCATTGTGTTTGCCAATGCCAACATTATCACATTAcattagtttttttcttttctttatatcattgaatttatttgttttgtgggATTAATTGTGTTCTTTCAATTTAGCCAAATGGAAGTTATGCTTAGCGCGAGATTTACTCGCTACTTTCATTCTGAACAACgtgcattttcttttcttttttttaaacattttttaatataattatttcttatgataataaaagtaatgttaaaTAAGTAAATTACTCTTATAGACCGTGCATTTAATACACACTCCGTATTATCCACAAAAAAAGGTTTAGCCTCGAATTCATTTGACCCAGCACCAAATATTTGGACCCAGTTTGTTTATTGCTGTAGTGTAATAATTTATATAGATTAAAGCATATAAAGGGTGATTTGTGAATTTGCAAATATTAAGATGCTTTTATCTGATGGAAATGGTTACCTAAAAAGTTGCCAAAGTGAAAAAAGACTGCAAGTTGTCTGTGTGAACACAATATGGCAATTCTGGCTAAACACGGCTGTATgattttaactgtttttacaGAGGATTAAGATTTTATAAGTGTGCCTTTTTGCATGCATGCATCTGTACATAGACTCAAGTATGATTTAAGTTTTTTATGTTCCATTTCACatagattaattacattttttaatgatgtttttgtgCTTTATATGTAAAATTTCTTTCTTAAACTTTTGGTCAgcatactgtatctacatactgtgtAATTATTTAGTACACTGTGTGTTATCTAAGgcatttgtttatttcaaaTTGTATTCAGGATTGGGTGCAAAAAACTTGGAGATGTATAAAGAAAATTATTCATTGGTCCTTTTTCTTTGGATAGGTTCCCAGGGTTCTCGAGCTGTGCCCAGCTGACAGGCTTTCAAAGATGGCACAATAACAGTTCCAGTGATGCCTGACCATGACAGCACAGCCCTCTTAAGCAGACAAACCAAGAGAAGAAGAGTTGACATAGGAGTGAAGAGGACTGTTGGGTCGACATCTGTGGTTTTTACCCAAGAAAAAGCAACCTTTTTTAGTGTCATGAATCCCCACGGTTCCGAGCAGGATGTCGAGTGTTCAGTGGTGCAACACGCAGACGGTGAGAAGTCCAATGTGCTTCGCAAGCTACTGAAGAGGGCGAACTCCTACGAAGACTCTATGATGCCCTTTCCGGGGGCGACCATCATCTCTCAGCTTCTGAAAAATAATTTGACCAAAAACGGTGGCAGTGAGCCTATTTTCCAGGGGAGTGGCCTGTCAAGCACCGGTTCAGAGATCCAACAGGAGGATGCTTGCAGCAATTCCTCGCGGGGTAGCCCTCAGGAGTGCCTTTCGCCGTTCAGCAGGCCCTCCATGACCCAATTTGAAATGGAGAGGCTAACGGATGAGCATCTCAGGGCCAAACGAGCCCGGGTGGAGAACATCATCCGCGGGATGAGCCACTCGCCCAGCGTCACGCTCCGCGCCGGCGATAACGAGCGAGAGGGGGTGGCCCAGCCCCCTAGTCCTCGTGAGAACTACCGGGAGAACAAGCGCAAGCAGAAGCTgccacagcagcagcagcagagtTTCCAGCAGCTGGTCTCGGCCCGCAAAGAGCAGAAGCACGAGGAACGCCGTCAGCTGAAACTGCAGCTGGAGGACATGCAGAAGCAGCTTCGGCAACTGCAGGAGAAGTTCTATCAGATTTACGACAGCACTGACTCGGAGAATGACGAAGATGGAAACATGTCCGAAGACAGCATGCGTTCTGATGGAATGGACAATCGTGCTCACGACTCTGTCCCAGACCGCTCCGACAACGAGATGTCTGACATGGATCCAGGGCACTTCTTGCATCGAGCACGCGCACTCATTCGCGAGCAGACCATGGTGGACGGCGACAAGCCCAAACGCGACGGGTCGCGAGGAAAGAGCCAGGGACCAACCACCATGCACGCAGAGGGTAAACGGTTAGCCGAGACGCTAAAGCAAGAGCTAAACACAGCAATGTCCCAAGTGGTGGACACAGTGGTGAAGGTCTTCGTAAAGCCTCCACGCCCAGTTCCTCAGGTTTTCCCACCCCTGCAGATGCCCCCAGACCGCTACGCAGTCAATGGAGAAAACCCAAACTTCCATACTGCCAACCAGCGCTTGCAATGCTTTGGTGATGTCATCATTCCTAATCCCCTGGACACTTTTGCCAGTATGCAGGTGCCTAATTCAAATGACCAAACAGAAGCCCTGCCTTTGGTAGTGAGAAAGAGCTCCTCAGATCAGACTGGATCTCTGCCCACACCTGGGGGTCACCACCATCCCTCACTGCACCCCTCTCCTTTATCTTCTACAATGGGCTTTAGTCCCCCCTCCTTCCGCCATCCTTTCCCTCTTCCTCTAATGGGTTACCCTTTCCATAGCCCCTTAGGTGCCCCAACAGGGCATTACCCAGGAAAGGACAGATCTTCTCCTGAGTCTCTGGATCTGTCCAGAGAGACCACCAGCCTACGGACCAAGATGTCGTCCAACCACCTCAGTCACCATCGTTCTATCTCGCCAACACACCCGGGCAACGAAGGCTTGTCTTTGTCCCTCATCAAGTCAGAGTGCGGAGACCTTCAGGACATGTCCGATATCTCTCCATATTCAGGAAGTACAATATCCTTTTACAAAAGAGATGTActtgatgtttttattaatttagatgCATGTACATCAGCATGTCATTTCTAGTGAGAGTGCAAATGTTTTATTCTATCTGAATGCCAGACGTCTTGAGAGAAGAAGAAATAACTCAGTTTCATGAATCTCTATTATAATTGGCAGATTTGAAAACCTGTTTTCCTCTAGAAGTCCGAAGATTAAAAAGAACTCGGCCATTGGAGGCTTTTAAGTGTGCACTATACGGAGAAGTGCTAAAAAGGCCCCGCCGTGGCTAAGATACCTCCCATCTTCTCTGTTCTCACACTATCACAGGGAGACGCACAATAAAACCTCCTCTTTCATCACAGCGCATGCAAGACTTTGTACTTAAATGCTCAAAGCAAATCATATTTCAAAGGCGGGAAGTAAAAGGACAAGTGGGATCTTTTGCTTAGAGGCCTTAGAAAGTTGTGGTAAAATATTTGTCATGGTAAAACATCTCTCATTGGAAGAGTGCCTAGTTTAGGAGGATTTGTCTTTATTCAATGTCAAGTTAAGGTAACAAGGGTATCACTCCAGGACAGAATATTCCCATCGTGGtgctttattattaaaataatgattcCCTTTTTATTCCTGATTAAT
This genomic window from Triplophysa rosa linkage group LG10, Trosa_1v2, whole genome shotgun sequence contains:
- the prox1a gene encoding prospero homeobox protein 1a isoform X1 — translated: MPDHDSTALLSRQTKRRRVDIGVKRTVGSTSVVFTQEKATFFSVMNPHGSEQDVECSVVQHADGEKSNVLRKLLKRANSYEDSMMPFPGATIISQLLKNNLTKNGGSEPIFQGSGLSSTGSEIQQEDACSNSSRGSPQECLSPFSRPSMTQFEMERLTDEHLRAKRARVENIIRGMSHSPSVTLRAGDNEREGVAQPPSPRENYRENKRKQKLPQQQQQSFQQLVSARKEQKHEERRQLKLQLEDMQKQLRQLQEKFYQIYDSTDSENDEDGNMSEDSMRSDGMDNRAHDSVPDRSDNEMSDMDPGHFLHRARALIREQTMVDGDKPKRDGSRGKSQGPTTMHAEGKRLAETLKQELNTAMSQVVDTVVKVFVKPPRPVPQVFPPLQMPPDRYAVNGENPNFHTANQRLQCFGDVIIPNPLDTFASMQVPNSNDQTEALPLVVRKSSSDQTGSLPTPGGHHHPSLHPSPLSSTMGFSPPSFRHPFPLPLMGYPFHSPLGAPTGHYPGKDRSSPESLDLSRETTSLRTKMSSNHLSHHRSISPTHPGNEGLSLSLIKSECGDLQDMSDISPYSGSTIQEGLSPNHLKKAKLMFFYTRYPSSNMLKIFFSDVKFNRCITSQLIKWFSNFREFYYIQMEKFARQAINDGVTGVEELSVSRECELFRALNMHYNKANDFEQVPERFLEVAQITLREFFNAIVAGKDVDPSWKKAIYKVICKLDSEVPEIFKSPNCLQELLNE
- the prox1a gene encoding prospero homeobox protein 1a isoform X2, encoding MPDHDSTALLSRQTKRRRVDIGVKRTVGSTSVVFTQEKATFFSVMNPHGSEQDVECSVVQHADGEKSNVLRKLLKRANSYEDSMMPFPGATIISQLLKNNLTKNGGSEPIFQGSGLSSTGSEIQQEDACSNSSRGSPQECLSPFSRPSMTQFEMERLTDEHLRAKRARVENIIRGMSHSPSVTLRAGDNEREGVAQPPSPRENYRENKRKQKLPQQQQQSFQQLVSARKEQKHEERRQLKLQLEDMQKQLRQLQEKFYQIYDSTDSENDEDGNMSEDSMRSDGMDNRAHDSVPDRSDNEMSDMDPGHFLHRARALIREQTMVDGDKPKRDGSRGKSQGPTTMHAEGKRLAETLKQELNTAMSQVVDTVVKVFVKPPRPVPQVFPPLQMPPDRYAVNGENPNFHTANQRLQCFGDVIIPNPLDTFASMQVPNSNDQTEALPLVVRKSSSDQTGSLPTPGGHHHPSLHPSPLSSTMGFSPPSFRHPFPLPLMGYPFHSPLGAPTGHYPGKDRSSPESLDLSRETTSLRTKMSSNHLSHHRSISPTHPGNEGLSLSLIKSECGDLQDMSDISPYSGSTIQEGLSPNHLKKAKLMFFYTRYPSSNMLKIFFSDVKFNRCITSQLIKWFSNFREFYYIQMEKFARQAINDGVTGVEELSVSRECELFRALNMHYNKANDFEVPERFLEVAQITLREFFNAIVAGKDVDPSWKKAIYKVICKLDSEVPEIFKSPNCLQELLNE